From Panicum hallii strain FIL2 chromosome 2, PHallii_v3.1, whole genome shotgun sequence, a single genomic window includes:
- the LOC112881088 gene encoding probable transcription factor At4g00390, which translates to MAGGGFWALGGHGGPGGFGGLGHGLRWLPGLRKAGTAASPSHTPRNPRPRSRSPDAASVSGSAASDADSASDDNTSPLPPPRQSRGEDAAINPLSSRPMDPPRRSMVPSFMEPRPKRPRSVAVPSSVEQLKRPSRLWSLADELVILRVLAAYHARRGVRPGSMHDIAKLQGLIQSELSVQVTPTQLSDKVRRLKQKYKLLASRAKNGRDPDFPTPHDRSVYELGSISNI; encoded by the coding sequence GACTACGGTGGCTCCCTGGGCTCCGGAAGGCGGGCACCGCGGCGTCGCCGTCGCACACGCCCAGGAACCCTAGGCCGCGCTCCCGCTCCCCGGACGCCGCCTCCGTGTCCGGCAGCGCGGCCTCCGACGCCGACTCCGCCAGCGACGACAACACATCGCCGCTCCCGCCCCCGCGCCAGTCTCGCGGGGAGGACGCCGCCATCAACCCTCTCAGCTCGCGCCCCATggacccgccgcgccgctccATGGTCCCCTCCTTCATGGAGCCGCGCCCCAAGCGCCCCCGCAGCGTCGCTGTCCCGTCCTCCGTGGAGCAGCTCAAGAGGCCGTCGCGGCTCTGGagcctcgccgacgagctcgtCATCCTGCGCGTCCTGGCGGCGTACCATGCCAGGCGTGGCGTTCGCCCCGGCTCCATGCATGACATTGCTAAGCTCCAAGGCCTCATCCAGAGCGAGCTTAGCGTTCAGGTGACCCCCACGCAGCTCAGCGACAAGGTACGGCGTCTCAAGCAGAAGTACAAGCTGCTTGCATCTCGTGCCAAGAACGGGCGGGACCCAGACTTTCCCACCCCGCATGACCGTAGTGTCTATGAGCTTGGCAGCATCTCGAATATTTAG